Proteins encoded within one genomic window of Malassezia restricta chromosome VII, complete sequence:
- a CDS encoding eukaryotic aspartyl protease: MLLLPTFALVLAGFSSAVRIDLSRDAKGEPSFEAELEHLHHKYYALSKLHHNKTGEHLNVINLDLFNKQKRAHGKTHLRKAKAWSGHIEVGFPPQKTTAVFDTGSADLVFDKSDYNPKKSLTSKNLHKTFDFDYYDRHVEGDLYADRVAIGGVKAWNVAVGHGKDDYNKDVCGATFGLSFSTTTRSFFDVEQDAFIWAAKKQHLIQSSTYQFTLRPNGKASLNVGNVDFSELNSLIHWSNKNTDKTFWRADVKLNGHAIKNAILDTGTSIITGPNEEVGKFLKKLDGIKVEQGDDGLYHGTYDCKNPPRMEFEVFGKKLVFPEAAMQQGYVGDTCTFAMVGSKVINDWILGSPFFEIGSFILNYDLRHMGVAQFT; encoded by the coding sequence ATGCTTCTTCTTCCCACATTTGCACTTGTGCTTGCCGGCTTCTCGTCCGCCGTGCGCATTGATCTAAGCCGGGATGCCAAGGGTGAACCTTCCTTCGAGGCGGAATTGGAGCACCTTCATCACAAGTACTACGCTCTTTCAAAGCTCCATCATAACAAGACCGGCGAGCACTTGAACGTCATCAACTTGGACCTTTTTAACAAGCAAAAGCGTGCTCATGGCAAGACTCATCTCCGTAAAGCCAAGGCTTGGTCCGGCCACATTGAAGTTGGCTTTCCACCCCAGAAGACGACTGCTGTGTTCGACACGGGCTCGGCAGACTTGGTCTTCGACAAGTCCGACTACAACCCGAAAAAGTCCCTTACGTCCAAGAATCTGCATAAGACCTTTGACTTTGACTACTACGACCGCCATGTCGAAGGCGATCTCTACGCGGACAGGGTCGCTATTGGTGGTGTCAAAGCTTGGAATGTCGCTGTGGGACATGGTAAGGATGACTATAATAAGGACGTATGTGGTGCTACCTTTGGCCTGTCTTTCAGCACTACCACGAGGAGCTTCTTTGACGTGGAGCAGGATGCGTTCATTTGGGCCGCAAAGAAGCAGCACCTCATTCAGTCCAGCACGTATCAATTCACGCTTCGTCCCAACGGCAAGGCCAGTCTCAACGTCGGCAATGTCGACTTTTCCGAGCTGAACAGTCTCATTCACTGGTCGAACAAGAATACGGACAAGACGTTCTGGAGGGCTGACGTCAAACTCAATGGTCACGCTATCAAGAACGCTATTCTCGACACCGGTACGAGCATTATCACGGGTCCCAACGAAGAAGTCGGCAAATTCTTGAAAAAGCTGGATGGTATCAAGGTTGAGCAGGGTGATGATGGTCTTTACCACGGCACCTATGACTGCAAGAACCCTCCGAGAATGGAATTCGAAGTCTTTGGAAAGAAGTTGGTCTTCCCTGAGGCAGCTATGCAGCAGGGATATGTCGGTGACACTTGCACATTCGCCATGGTGGGCTCGAAGGTCATCAATGACTGGATCCTAGGATCGCCCTTCTTCGAGATTGGCTCGTTCATCTTGAACTACGACCTCCGCCACATGGGTGTCGCTCAGTTCACCTAA
- a CDS encoding deoxyribodipyrimidine photo-lyase gives MVVLAFLGPCMRTLDNPALYHAIRQAAKDKSAGAVVAFYVEDPTQRLPGKAFTWWTRKSLPKLRKQLEELRVPLFCLRAPYPRIAEVLVSTALPFSAVHVNRRWGGTTQDEDTRFAEIWAHAGIEQRVHTAHTLHEPWEIQTGQGQPYRVYTAFSKHFANISPQLLEEPPCAPEDEDGQAYTRMEHALTEQKDITVLDWARPSSEFQEPWAAAFPWTPGSDEAHRVLQAFMDHALATYKDARDIPFEAGTSRLSPYLAHGEISPHRVLSAVRRARSAGSTSKSFIESTHTFERELVWREFNYHLLYHQPDLATRNHNVQWDAFSWAEVASPAQLKQEKGCAPASSEAMYARAMYDCWRSGHTGIPLVDAGMRQLWKMGWMHNRVRMVVASFLVKNLRIHWRLGEEWFWDTLVDADPASNPGNWQWVAGTGADAAPFFRIFNPARQADRFDERCAYVRQWVDELKSTSTSDIAEMYEHPKRSVASAMASPSPASLWVKRSNDAERMDMPKASLFRPSMVAMAEPTYRAAMVDLKKSRSITLEYYQKRKNSSESPRVKQMKLA, from the coding sequence ATGGTGGTTCTTGCATTTTTAGGGCCATGCATGCGAACTCTTGATAACCCGGCGCTGTACCATGCTATCCGACAAGCTGCCAAAGACAAGTCAGCGGGGGCGGTGGTCGCATTCTATGTCGAAGATCCGACGCAGCGGTTACCTGGCAAGGCGTTTACCTGGTGGACAAGAAAGTCTCTTCCTAAGCTGCGTAAGCAACTCGAAGAACTGCGCGTACCGCTTTTTTGCCTGCGTGCACCGTATCCCAGAATAGCCGAGGTCCTTGTATCCACGGCCCTCCCCTTCTCTGCGGTTCATGTAAATCGACGATGGGGCGGTACAACGCAGGACGAGGATACACGTTTCGCTGAGATATGGGCTCACGCTGGTATTGAGCAGCGAGTCCACACTGCGCATACGCTTCATGAGCCCTGGGAAATTCAGACGGGACAGGGACAACCATACCGCGTGTACACGGCCTTTTCCAAGCACTTTGCCAACATCTCACCCCAGTTGCTGGAAGAGCCTCCCTGTGCGCCCGAAGACGAAGACGGACAGGCGTATACACGCATGGAGCATGCATTGACGGAGCAGAAGGATATCACTGTGCTGGACTGGGCTAGGCCCTCCTCAGAGTTCCAAGAGCCCTGGGCAGCCGCTTTTCCCTGGACACCTGGATCCGACGAAGCTCACCGTGTTCTCCAAGCCTTCATGGACCATGCACTAGCTACTTATAAGGACGCTCGCGATATTCCATTCGAAGCAGGGACATCGCGTCTTTCTCCTTATCTGGCACATGGCGAAATCAGTCCGCACCGAGTTCTCTCCGCAGTGAGGCGAGCTCGTAGCGCTGGATCCACCTCCAAGAGCTTTATTGAGTCGACTCATACGTTTGAGCGAGAATTGGTGTGGCGCGAATTCAACTATCATCTCCTGTACCATCAACCTGACTTGGCCACGCGAAATCACAACGTCCAATGGGACGCATTTTCATGGGCTGAGGTGGCATCGCCCGCCCAGCTCAAGCAAGAAAAAGGTTGCGCACCGGCAAGCTCTGAGGCGATGTATGCAAGAGCCATGTATGATTGTTGGCGGTCGGGACACACTGGCATTCCGCTTGTAGATGCCGGTATGCGTCAGTTGTGGAAGATGGGCTGGATGCACAATCGAGTGAGAATGGTTGTGGCGTCGTTTCTCGTCAAGAACCTGCGAATTCACTGGAGACTGGGCGAAGAGTGGTTCTGGGACACGCTAGTGGATGCCGATCCAGCCAGCAACCCAGGGAATTGGCAGTGGGTCGCAGGCACAGGAGCGGACGCTGCGCCTTTCTTCCGCATTTTCAATCCAGCACGTCAGGCCGATCGATTCGATGAGCGCTGTGCTTATGTGCGTCAATGGGTGGATGAGTTGAAGAGCACCTCTACGAGCGATATTGCCGAGATGTATGAACACCCAAAGCGAAGTGTAGCGTCAGCCATGGCAAGCCCATCCCCCGCGAGTTTGTGGGTGAAGCGCTCGAACGATGCAGAGCGCATGGACATGCCCAAGGCGAGTCTTTTTCGACCAAGCATGGTGGCCATGGCTGAACCGACATATCGGGCCGCCATGGTAGACCTAAAGAAAAGCAGGAGCATCACATTGGAGTATTATCAAAAGAGGAAAAATTCGTCGGAATCTCCTCGTGTCAAACAAATGAAATTGGCCTGA
- a CDS encoding lipase precursor-like protein: MRFLAFLLCLVPLALCIIEPRGIDGPTSHEAPTDLPIDWHILSQAAGMAHEPYCLFGDIGDRVGDAEVLWSKGHGVVIQRVKIFHSKSLGVTVSFEGTTASLLSILHDVNAALIDPPKEVAPAYCEGVKLFAGFSNAYMELRDEVYEQIVKFQKQFNDKRVTTTGHSLGAAMAVLAAMDLNKRLDDGIYRSFAFGMPRTGNGAFANDVDKKIGGRFFYIVNGRDWVPRVLPRELGFQHPSGQIWINPPSTTHWKYYPGQENHYGANSEDPILTFDDHHGIYFHTGLGHGPGKCPASVGTA; this comes from the coding sequence ATGCGCTTCCTTGCTTTTCTGCTGTGCCTGGTCCCTCTTGCTCTGTGTATCATTGAGCCCCGTGGTATTGATGGTCCTACCTCCCACGAGGCTCCTACGGACCTGCCTATCGACTGGCACATTCTCTCACAGGCAGCGGGTATGGCCCACGAGCCCTACTGTCTGTTCGGCGACATTGGTGACCGTGTCGGCGATGCGGAAGTACTGTGGAGCAAGGGacacggcgtcgtgatTCAGCGTGTCAAGATCTTCCATTCCAAGTCGTTGGGTGTGACGGTGAGCTTTGAAGGCACCACCGCCAGTCTGCTTTCCATCTTGCACGATGTGAATGCAGCTCTGATTGATCCTCCGAAGGAAGTGGCACCTGCGTACTGCGAAGGCGTTAAGCTGTTTGCTGGCTTCAGCAATGCCTACATGGAACTGAGGGATGAAGTCTACGAGCAGATTGTCAAGTTCCAGAAGCAGTTCAACGACAAGCGCGTAACGACCACGGGTCACTCGCTCGGTGCCGCcatggccgtgctggcTGCCATGGACCTGAACAAGCGCCTGGATGACGGCATCTACCGCTCCTTTGCCTTTGGTATGCCGCGCACCGGTAACGGCGCCTTTGCCAACGATGTGGACAAGAAGATCGGCGGTCGCTTCTTCTACATTGTCAACGGTCGCGACTGGGTGCCTCGTGTGCTCCCGCGTGAGCTGGGCTTCCAGCACCCATCGGGCCAGATCTGGATCAACCCACCCAGCACGACCCACTGGAAGTACTACCCTGGCCAGGAGAACCACTACGGTGCCAACTCGGAAGACCCTATCCTGACCTTTGACGACCACCACGGCATCTACTTCCACACCGGCCTTGGCCATGGCCCTGGCAAATGCCCCGCCTCTGTGGGAACGGCCTAA
- a CDS encoding MFS family protein, with translation MVLHEQEPWHSPIPWTAWLYVVGSFFLFFNSWGIVNSFGTFQAYYKAHFLSHRSSFDISWIGSVQACLTLILSQLVGPLYDMGFMTILVWIGAFLVTFGMMMTSLCTRFYQVLLAQGFCIGIGSSLLYIPSVMVCVTHCRRRKGLALGISSVGSSLGSIIYPIVFNQTEPDIGFGYAFRVMGFLALGTFVISLAVIRRVSGTKEIRPLLLLHAFREPSYAWYVVSEFFCLMGIYVPYYYVTSYASGPSHMSEDLSPYMVPILKATSIIGRLVPALLSDYFGPLNMYVPMIFASAVLNFGWIGIHSPASIIVYIVLYGITSGTVVAITPAVVAEITSDPKEVGTRIGMSYFVGGLGMLVGPPVAGRLLDMHDGSYYLGVQLFSACIMCAATMCLVMARAHKAGWHVLRKA, from the exons ATGGTTCTCCACGAGCAGGAGCCATGGCATAGCCCAATTCCATGGACTGCCTGGCTCTATGTTGTGGGTTCGTTCTTCCTGTTCTTCAACTCATG GGGGATTGTCAACAGCTTTGGTACATTCCAGGCATATTACAAGGCGCATTTCTTGTCACATCGGTCGTCCTTTGATATATCATGGATCGGATCAGTCCAAGCATGTCTGACGCTTATCCTATCGCAGCTTGTAGGTCCCTTGTACGACATGGGATTCATGACGATCCTTGTGTGGATAGGGGCATTTCTCGTTACCTTTgggatgatgatgacgagtCTGTGTACTCGCTTTTACCAAGTTCTCTTGGCACAAGGATTCTGCATTGGGATCGGGAGCAGTCTTCTGTACATTCCGAGTGTTATGGTGTGTGTCACTCATTGTCGTCGACGGAAGGGACTTGCCCTCGGCATCTCGTCGGTGGGAAGCAGTCTGGGAAGCATCATTTATCCTATTGTCTTCAACCAAACAGAGCCGGACATCGGATTCGGCTATGCATTTCGGGTCATGGGATTCCTGGCTCTAGGCACCTTTGTCATATCGCTTGCGGTGATACGCCGCGTATCTGGCACAAAAGAGATCCGCCCATTGTTACTGCTTCATGCATTTCGTGAGCCATCCTATGCATGGTACGTGGTGAGCGAGTTTTTTTGCCTCATGGGCATTTACGTGCCTTACTACTACGTGACGTCGTATGCCAGTGGGCCGAGCCACATGTCCGAGGACTTGTCTCCCTACATGGTGCCGATTCTCAAGGCGACAAGCATCATCGGGCGACTTGTCCCTGCACTCCTTTCAGATTATTTTGGTCCATTGAATATGTATGTCCCGATGATATttgccagcgccgtgctcaACTTTGGCTGGATTGGCATACACTCTCCGGCTAGTATTATTGTATACATTGTGCTCTATGGTATCACTTCAGGCACTGTTGTCGCCATTACACCAGCCGTCGTTGCCGAGATTACTTCCGACCCGAAGGAGGTGGGGACACGCATCGGTATGTCGTACTTTGTCGGTGGCCTTGGCATGTTGGTGGGCCCACCGGTGGCTGGTCGACTACTGGACATGCATGACGGGTCGTATTATCTTGGTGTGCAGCTGTTTAGTGCATGTATTATGTGTGCCGCAACTATGTGCCTTGTCATGGCTCGCGCACACAAGGCGGGGTGGCACGTTTTGAGAAAGGCTTGA
- a CDS encoding multidrug transporter of the major facilitator superfamily — translation MGSQETTQLRTRPPQDEERQDLPLSKPVVDPDAEAFSSLLPWAKVMIVALASVSGFMSPFSSTIYVPALDEISKKLHISRADTLLSVTLYLVFQGLSPSFWGPLSDQLGRRPILLSTFTVLLGANLGLAFSNTFWLLLVLRMVQAFGSSSAMAIGAGLIGDIARRKERGRYMSYFQSGVLLGPCVAPVVGGLVSHRWDWHAPFFFLAAFGGLLNVVLALFLPETLRKLMGDGSRQPRGIWKPWVPMRWTPKPGANERAPPLMHPVSTLSIRQMGFEKPWLVYGQLDISLLVASYAIPFALFSVTSSFFSPILASNYDYNTIVIGLCYLPLGAGFALGSILSGRLIDSEYQRAKRKHGLRLNLYKARLKLGPIFNVIFCCGVMAFAWCLDKRVHIAAPLTIVFFTMTVSMMYFTAINALLIDLYPDLGASIIASVNISRCILSAVIVAVTQYIIDGIGTGWTFTLYSLVALVCPIPVTFLLVRFGPRWQEKRETRHASSY, via the exons ATGGGCTCCCAAGAAACGACACAGCTTCGCACACGGCCACCGCAGGATGAAGAGCGGCAGGATTTGCCACTCAGCAAGCCAGTCGTCGACCCGGACGCGGAAGCCTTTTCATCGTTGCTACCATGGGCCAAGGTGATGATAGTGGCGTTGGCAAGTGTATCTGGATTCATGAGTCCATTTTCCAGCACTATTTACGTGCCCGCACTGGACGAGATTAGCAAGAAATTGCACATCTCTCGAGCGGACACGCTGCTCTCTGTCACTCTGTATTTGGTGTTCCAGGGACTCTCGCCCTCTTTCTGGGGTCCGCTCTCCGATCAGCTGGGTCGTCGTCCTATCTTGCTCAGCACCTTTACGGTCTTGCTCGGGGCCAACCTTGGTCTGGCCTTCTCGAATACCTTTTGGCTTCTActggtgctgcgcatggtACAGGCATTTGGCTCCAGCAGTGCTATGGCTATTGGTGCCGGTCTCATCGGCGACATAGCTCGGAGAAAGGAGCGGGGACGGTACATGAGCTATTTTCAGTCAGGTGTATTGCTTGGTCCGTGCGTCGCTCCCGTGGTGGGCGGTTTGGTATCGCATCGCTGGGATTGGCACGCCCCCTTTTTTTTCCTGGCAGCATTTGGCGGTCTGTTAAATGTGGTGCTGGCCTTGTTTCTGCCAGAGACACTCCGAAAGTTGATGGGCGATGGGTCTCGGCAGCCTCGTGGTATATGGAAACCGTGGGTGCCGATGCGATGGACACCCAAGCCAGGCGCGAACGAGCGAGCACCGCCGCTCATGCATCCAGTGTCTACTTTGAGCATCCGTCAAATGGGATTCGAGAAGCCTTGGCTGGTCTATGGCCAACTGGATATTTCGTTGCTGGTGGCGTCCTATGCTATTCCGTTTGCCCTGTTTTCTGTCACGTCTTCCTTTTTCTCGCCCATTCTTGCTTCGAACTATGACTACAATACCATCGTGATTGGGTTGTGCTACCTGCCATTGGGTGCAGGTTTTGCATTGGGCAGTATCTTGTCGGGTCGTTTAATTGATTCCGAATACCAACGTGCTAAAAGGAAGCATGGTCTCCGCTTGAATCTGTACAAAGCTCGATTGAAATTGGGTCCCATTTTCAACGTGATCTTTTGCTGCGGTGTTATGGCCTTTGCATGGTGCCTGGATAAGCGTGTGCACATTGCTGCTCCATTGACCATTGTCTTTTTTACCATGACCGTATCAATGATGTATTTCACTGCTAT caatgcgctgctgatTGACTTATACCCAGATCTCGGTGCTTCAATCATTGCGTCTGTCAATATCTCTCGGTGCATACTAAGCGCCGTGATAGTCGCCGTGACGCAATATATCATCGACGGTATCGGGACGGGCTGGACTTTTACCTTGTATTCCCTGGTGGCGTTGGTATGTCCTATCCCGGTTACGTTTCTCCTCGTTCGGTTTGGGCCACGCTGGCAAGAAAAGCGTGAGACTCGACATGCCTCCTCTTACTAA
- a CDS encoding multidrug transporter of the major facilitator superfamily, with translation MSSSEHASSLDIESKASHEAETPAVQEEGKEAETVVADEPYSAFPRPLKVFIVTVASASGFMSPFAINIYMPAVPDISRHLHISSAQALLSLTTYLIFQGLSPSIWAPLSDTYGRRPILVCTFLVFLAANLGLSFTNVYWLLLVLRMLQACGASSAIAIGAGCISDVSQQKERGSYMGYFQFGTLLGPSIGPIVGGFMAQAWNWHGVFFFLSAFGGVYMIFLIFFLPESLRALVGNGSLQPVGVWRTIVPLWTKRTYGTKPKPMKMPPKLHIKTMGFDKPWRMYGQPDVALMIATYAIPFGSFTLMSSCLSPVLYDNYELNSWQMGLCFLGIGCGSAAGSIAVGHLLDREYARAMGVHGDQLNLHHVRMKYMPLFNILFSVFFIVNGWLLNYTIYLAAPLIMQFFASWFAVMYFNCINTVLVDIYPQRAASVTAALNIGRCLTAAGFVAASQYIIDAIGYGWTQTIFGLVSLLAPMPMAWAVMRYGPTWKHRRECVSRE, from the coding sequence ATGTCCTCATCGGAACATGCATCGTCCCTGGACATAGAATCAAAGGCATCACACGAGGCTGAGACGCCTGCCGTACAAGAGGAGGGCAAAGAGGCCGAGACAGTAGTGGCAGATGAGCCGTACTCGGCCTTTCCGCGGCCTCTCAAGGTATTCATCGTCACGGTGGCGTCCGCCTCAGGCTTCATGAGTCCGTTTGCCATCAATATATACATGCCGGCTGTGCCAGATATCTCGCGGCACCTGCATATCTCATCGGCGCAGGCACTGCTCTCGTTGACGACGTACCTGATCTTCCAGGGCCTTTCGCCCTCCATATGGGCTCCTCTCTCAGATACCTATGGCCGTCGGCCTATCCTCGTATGCACGTTCTTGGTCTTTCTGGCGGCCAACCTGGGTCTGTCCTTTACGAATGTGTACTGGCTCCTGCTGgtcctgcgcatgctccaggcgtgtggcgccagcagcgccatcGCGATTGGCGCCGGATGCATTAGCGATGTGTCGCAGCAAAAAGAGCGCGGCTCGTATATGGGCTACTTTCAGTTTGGCACCTTGCTCGGCCCATCGATTGGTCCGATCGTGGGCGGTTTCATGGCGCAGGCGTGGAATTGGCACGGTGTCTTTTTCTTCCTCAGTGCGTTTGGAGGTGTGTACATGATCTTTTTGATCTTCTTTCTGCCTGAGTCTCTTCGTGCCTTGGTCGGCAATGGGTCCCTGCAGCCCGTGGGAGTGTGGCGAACGATCGTTCCTCTGTGGACAAAAAGGACCTACGGGACGAAACCCAAGCCGATGAAGATGCCACCCAAGCTTCACATCAAGACGATGGGTTTCGACAAACCGTGGCGGATGTATGGCCAGCCAGACGTGGCCTTGATGATCGCCACCTACGCCATTCCCTTCGGAAGTTTCACATTGATGAGCTCGTGCCTGTCGCCCGTGCTGTATGATAATTACGAATTGAATTCGTGGCAGATGGGTCTTTGCTTCTTGGGCATTGGGTGCGGCAGTGCTGCGGGAAGCATCGCCGTGGGCCATCTCTTGGATCGCGAATACGCGAGGGCCAtgggcgtgcatggcgacCAATTGAACCTTCATCACGTTCGAATGAAGTACATGCCCCTCTTCAACATCCTGTTCTCGGTCTTTTTCATTGTCAATGGGTGGCTGCTGAATTATACCATTTACCTGGCCGCACCGCTGATCATGCAATTTTTCGCCAGCTGGTTCGCTGTGATGTACTTTAATTGCATCAACACGGTGCTGGTCGACATATATCCCCAACGAGCAGCCTCTGTCACGGCAGCCTTGAACATTGGCCGATGCCTCACAGCCGCAGGCTTCGTTGCTGCCTCCCAGTACATTATTGATGCCATTGGCTATGGATGGACGCAGACTATCTTTGGGCTGGTCTCCCTCTTGGCCCCGATGCCCatggcatgggcggtgATGCGGTACGGTCCCACCTGGAAGCACAGGCGTGAGTGTGTGTCACGTGAATAA
- a CDS encoding glutathione S-transferase, producing the protein MIIVHHLNNSRSQRILWVLEELEIPYEIKFYQRGADHLAPKELRDVHPLGKSPVITDTDRGNKVVAESGAIINYLIKYYGNGRGVPTKEREDDNDFWTQFSEASLMPKLVLLLIFMLLPTQAPFFIRPILNMVGNQVRRLLIDRDLDAMIKLSADALTQEKSDGRAWFAGGDKDGNPTAADYQMLFPMEAITSGRLDASRVPEPIKNWVDMVHKRPAYLRAYEKGGPYDYAKL; encoded by the coding sequence ATGATTATTGTACACCACCTCAACAACTCGCGGTCGCAGCGGATTCTCTGggtgctcgaggagctcgagaTCCCGTATGAGATCAAGTTCTAccagcgaggcgcagaTCACCTAGCGCCTAAGGAGCTGAGGGACGTGCATCCCCTCGGCAAGAGCCCCGTCATCACCGACACGGACCGGGGCAACAAGGTGGTGGCGGAAAGTGGCGCCATCATCAACTACCTCATCAAGTACTACGGCAatggccgcggcgtgcctACGAAGGAGCGCGAAGACGACAATGACTTTTGGACGCAGTTTAGCGAGGCCAGCCTGATGCCCAAGCTCGTGCTCCTCCTGATTTTCATGCTGCTCCCCACCCAAGCGCCATTCTTTATCCGCCCTATTCTGAACATGGTCGGAAACCAGGTCCGCCGTCTTCTGATCGACCGCGACTTGGATGCCATGATCAAGCTGTCCGCtgatgcgctcacgcaagAAAAGAGCGATGGCCGCGCGTGGTTCGCCGGTGGCGACAAGGACGGCAACCCCACAGCGGCGGACTACCAGATGCTCTTCCCGATGGAGGCCATCACGTCTGGTCGCTTGGACGCGAGCCGAGTGCCTGAGCCCATCAAGAACTGGGTGGACATGGTGCACAAGCGACCCGCCTACCTTCGTGCCTACGAAAAGGGTGGCCCGTACGACTACGCCAAACTCTAG